CCTTTCCTCTCTATACTGGGATAAGACATTCCTATAATCCACCCTGCCCTTTCACTGCACTCAAAGTCCCAGTAAATCTTTCCCCGAGATAACTTGTATTTGCTCAACACTTGGTTGTACTCGAATCTCTCCGGTCTTTCATCTTCATATTGAATTGTTGGGAGTCTGGACACTTTCTTCGAGTCATCCGATATATTCAAATGCTTACCAGCTGTATCCACATCAAGGGAGAAGTCTGTAGGCTCTTGCATGTAAAATGACACATTTGCACACTTGGCGATATCAAATAAACCTGTGTTCAGCATCTCTGTGATGAGAGTCTCATTCGGGTCATGCAAGTCCAGGAGTAATTGTTCATGCACCTGTATGTTATCATGCTTATCACCAGTACCATACAAGTCTTCTGTGTCCTGTAAAACAGTCAGTGGGTCAGTTGTATCGCATAGCTTCTCAATGCGAtgcatcttcctggacagctcaTTCTTCTGTTTTTCCATCTTTTGTATAACATCAGATATGGGCAGCGACTTTATAGTCTCCTGCCTGGAGACTTCATCCAGGACTCTATTCTCCAGGTCATCCAGCTGTTTTCTGATGTCACTGAACAGAGCAATGATTCTCTCTCTCACATCTTTGTCCTTTTCTTGAGCTTTTATCCTGTGTTTCTGCAGACTCTTGACTTGTTGGTCAATCTCCTGAACATCTGTAATGATCTTTAGCAGCTCATTCCTAATCTTCTGCTGCTTCTTCTCAGAGGCCTCACCTAGACTCTCCACCTGGTGTCCGCGGTGGTTTGCATCCAGCCTGCAGGCATCACAGATACAAACAGCTTCTTCCGTGCAGAAATACTCCAGGGGTTTCTTATGGAAAAAGCATTTTCTCTTCTCTAGGGAAGTGCTGGGTTCAATCAGCAGGTGGTTGGCTGACTTGCTGTGGACTTTCAGATGTTCACCACACAGAGAGCTTTCACACAGTACACAGGACTTCACAGCCGGTACTGGAGAGTCAATACAATAAGTGCAAAGTACTTCTGCTTTCTCTCGTGCAAGAAAACCTTCTACCAGTTTGCGCAGACTGATGTTCCTATTGGTTTCAGGACGTTTGGTAAAGGCTTTTGTACAATTAGGTTCTGGGCAGGTAAACCTTCCAGACCCCTCCTGTGAGTCCAGCACACGATTAATACAGAGTTGGCAGAAGTCATGTCCGCATCTCAGCGTTACGGGATCTGTGTAAGTGTTCAGGCAGATAGAACAGTGCAGGGACATCCTCCTCACATCAGCAGCTGCCATCTCTGACACCAGAAGAGCAGTACTAACCACAACTAATGTTTGTGAACTTCTGAAAAGCAGGGGGCGTGCCTCACATGGTTCAGTGCAGGGCTGTGCAGTGACTTCGCTTATATTGCTGTAAGGCTTAGGTCTctgaaacttaaagtgaacccgaggtgaaaatgaacggatgagataaacaattatagttatcctcctaatcctaaaattattttttttaagtatctcatggttttcttttacatttaaCCATTTACAAAgtagcttaaccatttcagcccacgaatATTTTACACTTTATGCATTAGAGCAATTTTATCCTCcccttcattcaccaataactttatcactaattatcacaataaattgatctatatcttgttttctccaccaccatttaggctttctttgggtggtacattttgctaagaattatttttttctaaatgcattttaaaggacacctgaggcgaaaataaactaatgaaataaacaattgtatctttcttccttctcctaaaaatgacttttttaagatattccacagttttattttatgtttaaatctactttttaacttttaactgttttattgtttttgcttaatggcacattcattgaagtatgccagagctaaaatctatgaaccattgaccccgtttatctctttcctgctctcagaagccatcttCTGCTAAgatagtgttttatagttgtaatttcttatcagtgagggtcacactgtagtcacttcctttctgagtcaggactgagtcaaccacttacatacctgatatttaactctttcaggcagagaaagagaaaaaggaacagagcatagttatttgtgtgctaggcactgtgcatacacgtttatctcatcatgtcacacgtcacctcgggtatcctttaacaggaatattaagaaaaaaaatggacaaattcattatttctcagttttcggccattatagctttaaaataatacatgctaccataattaaaacctatgtattttatttgcccatttgtcctggttattacaccatttcaattTTGTGCCTATCACAATGTaatgcgccaatattttatttggaaataaatgttttcatttttgcgtccttcactatttacaagcttctaatttaaaaaaatgttcgcaatataccctcttcacatgcatattaaaaaagttcagacccttaggtaactatttatggttttttttttgtgtgtgtgttttttttttaattgtaattttttttttaatttgggtaatttttggtgtgggaggtaaacagttaattttaaacgtaataatgtgggtttattttatttaaaaaaatgtatgtagatgtaattttactatttggccacaagatggccacagtgagattttttttttttttagccctggaagcgaagtgctcacttccaggaagcatatagaggacgggaaactttttttctttgtcagaaagactgcggcctctgataagaagccgttGGTATTTCTAccgggaacttagatcaatgaaaaggaactatgttcccattcattgatctccgggctaccagAGGGTGGCACGGGCAAGCATGGGCAGACGCGTGCAACTGCAAGGCAGCAGCctcctggacgtgacaatcacggCCAGGCGACAGGAATGgttaaatgttttactgtctctaatccgtGGTAGCCTATTGagtgtcccagagtaaaaatACATGAACGATTGAtctttttttctatctctccctgctctcagaagttgtattccaccaggaaaacttttatggctgtaatttgcttatcagtgaggttcactatattcctgacaagataccgacaagacagaagctgtcacttccatgcctagaaataaactctttcaggcagcaaaataaaaaaaaaatgtaaaacagcctggttattaatatgttttgtgccgtacatacacatgtttatctcatcatgtcatcatggtacactttaacaatgtAGGTGGTTTCTCAAGTGTTATTTCCTGGACACAACACCTCTGATGAAAGCAGCATGATATAGACTGTAGAAAGTGTACCATTACCATAGATTCAAAtgtagcaatttttatttttctgactTCTTAATAATTCAGCTTTTTTATAATTTAGGTGATGCAGGATAACATCTTCTAATTTTGTCTAAAGGAATCTATTAGGTGCTTGCTGGCTGCATATCTGCAGACTCACCAAAGAGGGGTGGGGTGCCTTGACACCCTAGGAAAAAAAAGAGACAACGGGAGCACAGATAGTCTAGTATGTTTCGGTAAAGGAAGTTGCggtttaagcgccggcgattttcaaaaacGCCCTGAATGattccctatgtgagtgttcacatctgagcagttcgtttccgatctgctcagcaaagcgctgcctgtaccatttttgggataATTAccctataatggcaggtatagggaaatcgcaaaacgagagagagagagagaaagagagagagagagagagagagacaggtacAGTATGTGTAAAATTAGGTTAACACAGAATACTTAAAAGTGGgatctgtggtgccatgctgggcactgtgatgcttTTACGGGagaatgcagggagctgtggttcttctatggggcatgctgggagttctggtgcctcaatgggaggcccatgggaacaaccagaaggt
This DNA window, taken from Hyperolius riggenbachi isolate aHypRig1 chromosome 3, aHypRig1.pri, whole genome shotgun sequence, encodes the following:
- the LOC137562423 gene encoding E3 ubiquitin-protein ligase TRIM11-like; the protein is MAAADVRRMSLHCSICLNTYTDPVTLRCGHDFCQLCINRVLDSQEGSGRFTCPEPNCTKAFTKRPETNRNISLRKLVEGFLAREKAEVLCTYCIDSPVPAVKSCVLCESSLCGEHLKVHSKSANHLLIEPSTSLEKRKCFFHKKPLEYFCTEEAVCICDACRLDANHRGHQVESLGEASEKKQQKIRNELLKIITDVQEIDQQVKSLQKHRIKAQEKDKDVRERIIALFSDIRKQLDDLENRVLDEVSRQETIKSLPISDVIQKMEKQKNELSRKMHRIEKLCDTTDPLTVLQDTEDLYGTGDKHDNIQVHEQLLLDLHDPNETLITEMLNTGLFDIAKCANVSFYMQEPTDFSLDVDTAGKHLNISDDSKKVSRLPTIQYEDERPERFEYNQVLSKYKLSRGKIYWDFECSERAGWIIGMSYPSIERKGEQSELANNNKSWGLQRFYYQYSAVHDGKKTLLPHNITSDRLRIFLDYEAGQLSFYELCDPIQHLHTFTATFTEPLHAALSVYLVYQGETYLDSSVRIVTCEKLWKRSTKKTADSQKGVYEDTGKLKHNFPSKETLGKTP